One part of the Sardina pilchardus chromosome 5, fSarPil1.1, whole genome shotgun sequence genome encodes these proteins:
- the rfxap gene encoding regulatory factor X-associated protein, with protein MSEEDKDTGELPTSDMESRNLVTPLEQESMFDEDEESDNVETSDPRDSAASPEELNDDESFGDNENVSKKCTYSGCTETTTQVAKARKPWMCKKHRNKMYKDKYKKKKSDQAMSSGKLDESGEDRPVSVTKQRLGTMGDRPARPSLIEQVLNQKRLSLLRSPEVISFLQQQQRLLTSQAHTKTQLDY; from the exons ATGAGTGAAGAAGACAAAGATACGGGGGAGTTACCCACCAGTGATATGGAAAGTAGGAATTTGGTTACACCACTTGAACAAGAGAGCATGtttgatgaggatgaggagagcgATAATGTGGAAACATCTGATCCGAGAGACAGTGCCGCAAGCCCCGAAGAACTCAACGACGATGAATCGTTTGGCGATAATGAGAATGTGTCGAAAAAGTGCACATACAGTGGGTGCACGGAGACCACTACGCAGGTGGCTAAAGCAAGAAAGCCTTGGATGTGCAAGAAACACCGTAACAAAATGTACAAAGACAAGTACAAGAAAAAGAAGAGTGATCAGGCAATGTCATCAGGAAAATTAGAC GAGAGCGGAGAGGACAGACCTGTATCTGTCACGAAACAGCGTCTCGGGACGATGGGTGACCGTCCGGCCAGACCATCACTCATCGAACAGGTTTTGAATCAGAAAAGATTG TCTCTGCTTCGGAGCCCGGAGGTCATCAGttttctccagcagcagcagaggctccTGACTTCCCAGGCACATACCAAAACACAGTTGGACTATTGA